The following proteins are co-located in the Polymorphospora rubra genome:
- a CDS encoding ABC-F family ATP-binding cassette domain-containing protein: MTISITLPARARAQLTAEGVRVDRGGRTVLAGVDMTVSPGSRWGVVGENGRGKSTLLHVLDGTLPPDAGTVHRVGTLGTAAQEMSVADGATVGRAVDAELAQVRAALAALEASTRWLAEGRPDAADAYAGALAAAEALDAWDADRRVDLALDALNAVTDRDRRLDELSVGQRYRVRLACLLGARHDFLLLDEPTNHLDAAGLDFLTTKLREHPGGVVVVSHDRALLADVATTILDLDPSRDGRPRVYGGGLAGFQAGRIAERDRWEEEYERQRTTHTRLTRDLSQAQNRLVTGWRPDKGTGKHQRATRAPALVRSVHRRRDELERNAVTAPPPPARFTMPAMPARPGVRLLVADGVVVAGRLDREVTLSLESGARLVVTGPNGAGKSTLLAALAGGLPPTAGTVTRARNARVGLLAQEESRVDRRSARDVFATHVARLATAGVGAELSLTGLGLLPSADLGRPVGDLSMGQQRRLALAMVLATRPHVLLLDEPTNHLSIALVDELTEALRVTDAAVVLATHDRQLRRDVAGWPRLDLPATAH; this comes from the coding sequence ATGACCATCTCGATCACCCTGCCCGCGCGTGCCCGGGCCCAACTCACCGCCGAAGGCGTCCGCGTCGACCGTGGCGGCCGTACGGTCCTCGCCGGCGTCGACATGACGGTCTCCCCGGGCAGCCGGTGGGGCGTCGTCGGCGAGAACGGCCGGGGAAAGTCCACCCTGCTGCACGTCCTCGACGGCACGCTGCCCCCTGACGCGGGCACCGTCCACCGCGTCGGCACCCTGGGCACCGCCGCCCAGGAGATGTCGGTCGCCGACGGGGCCACCGTCGGCCGGGCCGTCGACGCCGAACTCGCGCAGGTCCGGGCCGCGCTGGCGGCCCTCGAGGCGAGCACCCGGTGGCTCGCCGAGGGGCGTCCCGACGCCGCGGACGCCTACGCCGGGGCGCTGGCGGCCGCGGAGGCGCTCGACGCCTGGGACGCCGACCGGCGGGTCGACCTCGCCCTGGACGCGCTCAACGCGGTCACCGACCGGGACCGGCGCCTCGACGAACTCTCGGTGGGGCAGCGGTACCGGGTCCGGCTCGCCTGCCTGCTCGGCGCCCGGCACGACTTCCTGCTGCTCGACGAGCCGACGAACCACCTCGACGCGGCCGGCCTCGACTTCCTGACCACGAAACTGCGCGAGCACCCCGGCGGGGTCGTCGTCGTCAGCCACGACCGGGCCCTGCTCGCCGACGTCGCGACCACGATTCTCGACCTCGACCCGAGCCGCGACGGCCGTCCCCGGGTGTACGGCGGTGGCCTCGCCGGCTTCCAGGCCGGCCGGATCGCCGAACGCGACCGCTGGGAGGAGGAGTACGAACGGCAGCGCACCACCCACACCCGACTGACCCGCGACCTGTCGCAGGCGCAGAACCGCCTGGTCACCGGGTGGCGGCCGGACAAGGGCACCGGCAAGCACCAGCGGGCGACCCGCGCCCCCGCCCTGGTCCGGTCGGTGCACCGCCGCCGCGACGAGTTGGAGCGCAATGCGGTGACGGCACCGCCGCCACCGGCGCGGTTCACGATGCCCGCGATGCCGGCCCGGCCCGGCGTACGCCTGCTCGTCGCGGACGGCGTCGTCGTCGCCGGCCGGCTGGACCGCGAGGTGACGCTGTCGCTGGAGTCGGGGGCCCGCCTCGTCGTCACCGGCCCGAACGGCGCCGGCAAGTCGACCCTGCTGGCGGCGCTCGCCGGCGGGCTGCCGCCGACTGCGGGGACGGTGACCCGGGCCCGGAACGCCCGGGTGGGCCTGCTCGCCCAGGAGGAGTCCCGCGTCGACCGGCGCTCGGCCCGGGACGTCTTCGCCACGCACGTCGCGCGGCTGGCCACCGCCGGCGTCGGGGCGGAGTTGTCGCTGACCGGGCTCGGCCTGCTGCCGTCGGCCGATCTCGGCCGGCCGGTCGGCGACCTGTCGATGGGGCAGCAGCGTCGGCTCGCCCTGGCGATGGTCCTGGCGACGCGACCGCACGTGCTTCTGCTCGACGAGCCGACGAACCACCTGTCGATCGCCCTGGTCGACGAACTCACCGAGGCGCTGCGCGTCACGGACGCGGCCGTCGTCCTGGCGACCCACGACCGTCAGCTGCGCCGCGACGTGGCCGGGTGGCCCCGGCTGGACCTGCCGGCCACCGCGCACTAG
- a CDS encoding MFS transporter: protein MREPAPEVSTAGTVVTAGPAGPPPAGPAAGTPHTATGTKDPVPATDAPPAAGHQPPAGAVRPAPRRTDRLGTGFWALFAAMFVANLGSGITTVAFPWLAADLTRDPLLLAGVGVAAELPWLLFSLPAGVLVDRYEHRRLISSTHLGRALVVGLLAVVLFADVASIWVVYLVAFTIGALTVLNENATQTILPRIVRPSQLNRANSNLVLADTTGGVFLGPAIGGLLLTVAVTLPFAVDAALYLLAAGLILLVTASARKAAPATGAATAPPVGTALGPVPAAGATAGAAEATATTEATPGTDPAAAPAGRSLRTEMAQGARYFWNHHVLRQLGIFLGLLNLASAIILGTQVLFAQEILNLNAAQYGVLFAVGAVGAAAGAGLAPMLESRLGARRVLLLTLFGNSAVSLTIGFTSSALLVAFALTVGAGLAVVWNVVTISYRQRIVPEHMLGRVNSIYRLLAWGPLSAGSLIGGLVVKLGEPLLGRESALRAPLFLSGALTAVLICYALIRLRDGIWSRDRNAVYGPDDPTSEEEDGMAEDQLTDERPGGTAAPPAPAFGGTGGADRPVLKTLISVNVLIAVAGLVMIGLEEGLTPAAAIWDGVSPLHLATEMNGPAVDRGEVWRLVSSMFVHYGLAHLVANMVMLGLAGWKLEPLLGSRRFLELYLLSGLGAGIATYLFTHDALTAGASGANFGVFAALLLVCLKLRRRSVLAIVLLAFGVVTTFAIPGMAIAAHIAGLLVGTVVAAGYALPTGDRRDRLQVAVPVGTLVVLLLVAVVALLL, encoded by the coding sequence GTGCGTGAGCCGGCGCCCGAGGTGAGCACGGCCGGAACCGTTGTCACGGCCGGCCCGGCCGGACCGCCACCGGCCGGGCCGGCCGCCGGCACCCCGCACACGGCCACCGGAACCAAGGACCCGGTTCCGGCCACCGACGCGCCGCCGGCCGCCGGCCACCAGCCGCCGGCCGGTGCCGTACGGCCCGCGCCGCGCCGCACCGACAGGCTCGGCACCGGCTTCTGGGCGCTGTTCGCCGCGATGTTCGTGGCCAACCTCGGTTCCGGGATCACCACCGTCGCCTTTCCCTGGCTGGCCGCCGACCTGACCCGGGACCCGCTGCTGCTCGCCGGCGTCGGCGTCGCGGCCGAGCTGCCCTGGCTGCTGTTCAGCCTGCCGGCCGGCGTGCTGGTCGACCGCTACGAGCACCGCCGGCTGATCTCCTCGACGCACCTGGGCCGGGCGTTGGTCGTCGGCCTGCTCGCGGTCGTCCTGTTCGCCGACGTCGCCAGCATCTGGGTGGTCTACCTGGTCGCGTTCACGATCGGCGCGCTGACCGTGCTCAACGAGAACGCCACCCAGACGATCCTGCCCCGGATCGTGCGGCCGTCGCAGCTCAACCGGGCCAACAGCAATCTGGTCCTCGCCGACACCACCGGCGGGGTGTTCCTCGGCCCGGCGATCGGCGGCCTGCTGCTGACGGTGGCGGTGACCCTGCCGTTCGCCGTCGACGCCGCCCTCTACCTCCTGGCGGCCGGGCTGATCCTGCTGGTCACCGCCTCGGCGCGGAAGGCGGCACCGGCGACCGGAGCGGCGACCGCGCCACCGGTCGGCACGGCACTCGGGCCCGTACCGGCGGCCGGCGCGACGGCCGGGGCCGCCGAGGCAACGGCGACCACCGAAGCGACGCCGGGCACCGACCCGGCCGCGGCCCCGGCCGGCCGGTCGCTGCGGACCGAGATGGCGCAGGGCGCGCGCTACTTCTGGAACCATCACGTCCTGCGCCAGCTCGGCATCTTCCTGGGCCTGCTCAACCTGGCCAGCGCCATCATCCTCGGCACCCAGGTGCTGTTCGCCCAGGAGATCCTGAACCTCAACGCCGCCCAGTACGGCGTCCTGTTCGCCGTCGGCGCGGTCGGCGCCGCGGCCGGCGCGGGCCTCGCGCCGATGCTGGAGTCCCGGCTCGGCGCCCGCCGGGTACTGCTGCTGACCCTCTTCGGCAACAGCGCGGTCAGCCTGACGATCGGCTTCACCTCCAGCGCGCTGCTGGTCGCGTTCGCCCTCACGGTCGGTGCCGGCCTCGCCGTGGTGTGGAACGTGGTGACCATCTCCTACCGGCAGCGCATCGTGCCGGAACACATGCTGGGCCGGGTCAACAGCATCTACCGGCTGCTCGCCTGGGGGCCGCTGTCCGCCGGCTCGCTGATCGGCGGCCTGGTGGTGAAGCTCGGCGAACCCCTGCTCGGCCGGGAGAGCGCGCTGCGCGCCCCGCTCTTCCTGTCCGGAGCGCTCACCGCCGTCCTGATCTGCTACGCCCTGATCCGCCTGCGCGACGGCATCTGGTCCCGCGACCGCAACGCCGTGTACGGCCCCGACGACCCGACATCCGAAGAGGAGGACGGCATGGCCGAGGACCAGCTGACCGACGAACGCCCCGGAGGCACCGCGGCGCCCCCGGCGCCGGCCTTCGGTGGCACCGGGGGAGCCGACCGGCCGGTCCTGAAGACCCTGATCTCGGTCAACGTCCTGATCGCCGTCGCCGGTCTGGTGATGATCGGCCTCGAGGAGGGCCTCACCCCCGCCGCCGCGATCTGGGACGGGGTCAGCCCGCTGCACCTGGCCACCGAGATGAACGGTCCGGCGGTCGACCGGGGCGAGGTCTGGCGTCTGGTCAGCTCCATGTTCGTCCACTACGGACTGGCGCACCTGGTGGCGAACATGGTGATGCTCGGCCTCGCCGGCTGGAAGCTGGAGCCGCTCCTGGGCTCCCGCCGGTTCCTGGAGCTGTATCTGCTCTCCGGCCTCGGCGCCGGGATCGCCACCTACCTGTTCACCCACGACGCGCTGACCGCCGGCGCCTCCGGCGCCAACTTCGGGGTCTTCGCCGCGCTGCTGCTGGTCTGCCTGAAGCTGCGCCGACGCAGTGTCCTGGCCATCGTCCTGCTCGCCTTCGGCGTGGTGACCACCTTCGCCATCCCGGGCATGGCGATCGCCGCGCACATCGCCGGCCTGCTCGTCGGCACGGTCGTCGCGGCCGGCTACGCGCTGCCCACCGGCGACCGGCGCGACCGGCTGCAGGTGGCGGTGCCGGTCGGCACCCTCGTCGTACTGCTGCTGGTGGCCGTCGTGGCGCTGCTGCTCTGA
- a CDS encoding MbtH family protein: MFEDDDDRHYTVVVNDEEQYSIWPTGRDVPAGWREVGTTGPKAACLEHIKEVWTDMRPKSLRQRMGV, translated from the coding sequence GTGTTCGAGGACGACGACGACCGCCACTACACGGTGGTGGTCAACGACGAGGAGCAGTACTCGATCTGGCCGACCGGGCGCGACGTGCCGGCCGGCTGGCGGGAGGTCGGCACCACCGGCCCCAAGGCCGCCTGCCTGGAGCACATCAAGGAGGTCTGGACCGACATGCGGCCCAAGAGCCTCCGGCAGCGGATGGGCGTCTGA
- a CDS encoding LLM class flavin-dependent oxidoreductase encodes MAARRLRTGIAIEGSDLPVRELIARAQLAEQVGLDAAWLIQLPNMRDSFSVLAAMAAVTERIQLGAGIMPLYTRPPVVMAQTAATIDEVSDGRFTLGVGLGHRLTAEWSLGVPLGPSLPAMREYLSVVTSLLHTGEVHVDGKWYKGHSRYASPRRDGLATCLGALGPKMSELAGEVADGLLLWMCTVDYVRDVAIPHLRKGLERSGRDLDGFPVVVFAPGAVSVDRAADVESLRHYLSTYARVPNYRAMYEASGFGPALAGGEIGDDLLSAVGVIGSDDDVTDRVAQYAAAGATEVVITPMASAHQDRDLWRRTGEAAVRASGGK; translated from the coding sequence GTGGCGGCCCGCCGGCTGCGCACCGGCATCGCGATCGAGGGCAGCGACCTGCCGGTACGGGAACTGATCGCGCGTGCCCAACTGGCCGAACAGGTCGGCCTGGACGCGGCCTGGCTGATCCAGCTGCCCAACATGCGGGACAGCTTCAGCGTGCTGGCCGCGATGGCCGCGGTCACCGAGCGAATCCAGCTCGGCGCCGGGATCATGCCGCTCTACACCCGGCCACCGGTGGTCATGGCGCAGACCGCGGCCACCATCGACGAGGTGTCCGACGGCCGGTTCACCCTCGGCGTCGGGCTGGGGCACCGGCTCACCGCCGAGTGGTCGCTCGGCGTACCGCTGGGGCCGTCGCTGCCGGCGATGCGCGAGTACCTGTCGGTGGTGACGTCGCTGCTGCACACCGGCGAGGTGCACGTCGACGGCAAGTGGTACAAGGGCCATTCCCGGTACGCGTCCCCGCGCCGCGACGGCCTGGCCACCTGTCTCGGCGCGCTCGGGCCGAAGATGAGCGAACTCGCCGGCGAGGTCGCCGACGGGCTGCTGCTGTGGATGTGCACGGTCGACTACGTACGCGACGTCGCGATCCCGCACCTGCGCAAGGGGCTGGAACGGTCCGGCCGCGACCTCGACGGCTTCCCGGTGGTGGTGTTCGCCCCCGGCGCGGTGTCGGTGGACCGGGCCGCCGACGTCGAGTCGCTGCGCCACTACCTGTCGACGTACGCCCGGGTGCCCAACTACCGCGCCATGTACGAGGCGAGCGGGTTCGGTCCCGCGCTGGCCGGTGGCGAGATCGGTGACGACCTGCTGTCGGCCGTCGGGGTGATCGGCTCCGACGACGACGTCACCGACCGGGTCGCGCAGTACGCCGCCGCCGGCGCCACCGAGGTCGTGATCACCCCGATGGCGAGCGCCCACCAGGACCGCGACCTGTGGCGACGCACCGGCGAGGCGGCCGTACGGGCGTCCGGCGGAAAGTGA
- a CDS encoding type I polyketide synthase, which yields MSGVEDAHIAIIGLAGRFPGARDVNEFWHNLVGGVESITFFSDDELREAGVSEESIADASYVKAAPITEGADMFDAGYFGMSPREAEILDPQQRIFLEECETALQHSGYDPASYAGRIGVYGGLGFNNYLEDNVNKNPDVVDVMGRLSTNISNTADYLATGVSYRLGLRGPSFTCLSACSTSMVAIHLASQALRSGECEMALAGGVEEFIPRVSGYFYSEGGLYSPDGHCRTFDAKARGTVFGSGAGVVLLKRLDAALADGDNVLAVIRATAINNDGNDKGAFTAPSISGQFAAVSDALARSGVDPATISYVEAHGTSTFVGDPIEVNALTKAFRAHTDRKQYCGIGSVKTNVGHLGAAAGVTGLIKTVLAMQHRVLPPSINFDEPNPQIDFENSPFYVNTDLTPWKSDSGPLRASVSSFGVGGTNGHLVLEEAPAVEPSSRPIRAHQLLLLSARTPTALEANATAIGAHLRDRPEELADAAYTLAVGRTARPVRSFVVTTDGTEAGDRLAAGVPQPSPGVIPPRGVKREVAFVFPGQGAQYPQMGRDLYETEPVFRTEIDQCAEVLREQTGWDLRELLFPSDDDAAAAAERLNQTAVTQPALFVVEYAMAKLVLSWGLRPGSMVGHSVGEYVAATLAGVFTRDDALRLVAARGALMQELPAGSMLSVPMSEQVVTSMLPADLSLAAVNAPDLVVVSGPDQAVEQFKAVLAVQGMEGRALHTSHAFHSQMMDPILDRFTELVAAVPRSEPTIPFVSNLSGDWITAGQATDPAYWAAHLRGAVRFADAVGLLSAAARVLVELGPGQTLSSLARRQLGADRQGLAVSTMRHPQQRQPDTAVLLAALGQVWQTGADIDFAALWGGERRHRVALPRVPYEKQRSWLEGGAQATASTQDVAANTETGPYYVPVWKETSPPAPADVDTAAAWVVFEPADGGVVAELTARLRTAGATVVSVRAGAEQHADGDAYTVRPGELADYSAVVAAALADQPERLKIVHGWLVGDLAGDTGRDRARDGLSRGFFSILAAAQAVSRNPASPPLDLYLLTSELRDVVGGERIEPVKSGVDGFVKLLPKEFSDTTCRSIDVSSGRAVAEQLLREISSGSADQVVAYRGRKRWLWSHEEVALDGVGAARRLLRDGGVYLITGGLGGIGLVTARDLAEHHGARLVLVGRSGLPPREEWRDLLAGPETAVTARIRAVEEIEAAGGEVLVVAADVTDTEALRAVRTQAEAAFGPVNGVLHAAGITGGGMLETRQFADAEAVLAAKVFGTLAIEEVFGDSIDLLVLYSSFTVFSGDFGLFDYCSANSILDSYAQSRSGGNTHVVSINWPIWTKLGMAFDIDVPDLLTSFELGDRYEKVAHPLLGSRLVRAGSDQVIFVKNLSTEDWVTAEHQLDSLPTMPGTSLVELVRAAYEEVTGSRTAEIRDVVFMRPVQFVDSRTVHIILTPKPNGVYDVLIADADSEGGNPVEFTTAKVGPGPRDDAPRHDVSAWKAICHVEDEPEGVTEGIITLGPRWQQSIRAHWHGDQTDQGLFDELVLLELGEEFLGDLDEFGLHPALLDKATALGQTVVASQTSHLPFGYDRITVRAALPRRFYSYIRHLDDTRGALIRTDITLADEDGVELVAIKGFTMFEYNDTSMSTSEGSDTAPAAAADEDDESRFSIARQLERALLRSNEKAFGIEPEDGYRMLHQMLDSAAAPQIIVCPDSFVKRMRMAGEVTRDALREQLMAAPKATASVATRSLMTPYVEPESDVQRVLTQMWADTLGLDKVGIDDDFFDLNGNSLIAVQLVARIREQFQVDLTVAGLFEARTSRALSERIEELLVEMLSSLSDEEAAARLESITTRN from the coding sequence GTGAGCGGTGTCGAAGACGCGCACATAGCCATCATCGGGTTGGCGGGACGCTTCCCGGGCGCGCGCGACGTCAACGAGTTCTGGCACAACCTCGTCGGGGGCGTCGAGTCGATCACCTTCTTCAGCGACGACGAGCTGAGGGAGGCCGGCGTCTCCGAGGAGTCCATCGCGGACGCGAGCTACGTCAAGGCCGCGCCGATCACCGAAGGCGCGGACATGTTCGACGCCGGGTACTTCGGCATGAGCCCGCGCGAGGCGGAGATCCTCGACCCGCAGCAGCGGATCTTCCTCGAGGAGTGCGAGACCGCGCTCCAGCACTCCGGATACGACCCGGCCTCGTACGCCGGGCGCATCGGCGTCTACGGCGGCCTCGGGTTCAACAACTACCTCGAGGACAACGTCAACAAGAACCCCGACGTCGTCGACGTGATGGGCCGGCTGTCCACCAACATCTCGAACACCGCCGACTACCTGGCCACCGGGGTGTCGTACCGGCTCGGCCTGCGCGGCCCGTCGTTCACCTGCCTGAGCGCCTGCTCCACCTCGATGGTCGCGATCCACCTGGCCTCGCAGGCGCTGCGCAGCGGCGAGTGCGAGATGGCGCTCGCCGGCGGCGTCGAGGAGTTCATCCCGCGCGTCTCCGGCTACTTCTACAGCGAGGGCGGCCTCTACTCGCCGGACGGGCACTGCCGCACCTTCGACGCCAAGGCGCGCGGCACCGTCTTCGGCAGCGGCGCCGGCGTGGTGCTCCTCAAGCGCCTCGACGCCGCGCTCGCCGACGGCGACAACGTCCTCGCCGTGATCCGGGCGACCGCGATCAACAACGACGGCAACGACAAGGGCGCCTTCACCGCGCCGAGCATCTCCGGCCAGTTCGCCGCCGTCTCCGACGCGCTCGCCCGCTCCGGCGTCGACCCGGCCACGATCTCGTACGTCGAGGCGCACGGCACCTCCACCTTCGTCGGCGACCCGATCGAGGTCAACGCGCTGACCAAGGCGTTCCGCGCGCACACCGACCGCAAGCAGTACTGCGGCATCGGCTCGGTCAAGACCAACGTCGGGCACCTCGGCGCCGCCGCCGGCGTCACCGGCCTGATCAAGACCGTCCTCGCGATGCAGCACCGGGTGCTGCCGCCGAGCATCAACTTCGACGAGCCCAACCCGCAGATCGACTTCGAGAACTCGCCGTTCTACGTCAACACCGACCTCACCCCGTGGAAGTCCGACTCCGGCCCGCTGCGGGCCAGCGTCAGCTCGTTCGGCGTCGGCGGCACCAACGGCCACCTGGTCCTGGAGGAGGCGCCGGCCGTCGAGCCGTCGTCGAGGCCGATCCGCGCGCACCAGCTCCTGCTGCTGTCGGCCCGTACGCCGACCGCGCTGGAGGCCAACGCGACCGCGATCGGCGCGCACCTGCGGGACCGGCCGGAGGAACTGGCCGACGCCGCGTACACCCTCGCGGTCGGCCGCACCGCCCGCCCGGTCCGCAGCTTCGTGGTCACCACCGACGGCACCGAGGCCGGCGACCGGCTCGCCGCCGGCGTACCGCAGCCGTCGCCCGGGGTCATCCCGCCGCGCGGCGTCAAGCGCGAGGTCGCCTTCGTCTTCCCCGGCCAGGGCGCCCAGTATCCGCAGATGGGCCGCGACCTCTACGAGACCGAGCCGGTCTTCCGCACCGAGATCGACCAGTGCGCCGAGGTGCTGCGCGAACAGACCGGCTGGGACCTGCGCGAACTGCTCTTCCCGTCCGATGACGACGCCGCCGCGGCGGCCGAGCGGCTCAACCAGACCGCGGTGACCCAGCCCGCGCTGTTCGTCGTCGAGTACGCGATGGCGAAGCTGGTGCTCAGCTGGGGCCTGCGGCCCGGGTCGATGGTCGGCCACAGCGTCGGCGAGTACGTCGCCGCGACGCTGGCCGGCGTCTTCACCCGCGACGACGCGCTGCGCCTGGTCGCCGCCCGGGGCGCCCTGATGCAGGAACTGCCCGCCGGCTCGATGCTCTCGGTGCCGATGTCGGAGCAGGTGGTCACCTCGATGCTGCCGGCCGACCTGAGCCTGGCCGCGGTCAACGCGCCCGACCTCGTCGTGGTCTCCGGACCGGACCAGGCCGTCGAGCAGTTCAAGGCGGTGCTCGCCGTGCAGGGCATGGAGGGCCGCGCGCTGCACACCTCGCACGCCTTCCACTCGCAGATGATGGACCCGATCCTGGACCGGTTCACCGAGCTGGTCGCGGCGGTGCCGCGCAGCGAGCCGACGATCCCGTTCGTCTCCAACCTCAGCGGCGACTGGATCACCGCCGGGCAGGCGACCGACCCGGCGTACTGGGCCGCGCACCTGCGGGGCGCGGTACGGTTCGCCGACGCCGTCGGCCTGCTGTCCGCCGCCGCCCGGGTCCTGGTCGAACTCGGCCCCGGCCAGACGCTGTCCAGCCTGGCCCGCCGCCAGCTCGGCGCCGACCGGCAGGGGCTGGCGGTCTCGACGATGCGCCACCCGCAGCAGCGTCAGCCCGACACCGCCGTACTGCTCGCCGCGCTCGGCCAGGTCTGGCAGACCGGCGCCGACATCGACTTCGCCGCGCTGTGGGGCGGCGAGCGGCGGCACCGGGTCGCGCTGCCCCGGGTGCCGTACGAGAAGCAGCGGTCCTGGCTCGAGGGTGGCGCGCAGGCCACCGCGTCGACGCAGGACGTCGCCGCGAACACCGAGACCGGGCCCTACTACGTACCGGTGTGGAAGGAGACCTCGCCACCCGCCCCGGCGGACGTCGACACCGCCGCCGCCTGGGTGGTGTTCGAGCCGGCCGACGGCGGCGTCGTGGCCGAGCTGACCGCCCGGCTGCGCACCGCCGGCGCCACCGTGGTCTCCGTACGGGCCGGCGCCGAGCAGCACGCCGACGGCGACGCCTACACGGTGCGGCCGGGCGAACTGGCCGACTACTCCGCGGTCGTCGCGGCCGCCCTGGCCGACCAGCCGGAACGGCTGAAGATCGTGCACGGCTGGCTGGTCGGCGACCTCGCCGGCGACACCGGCCGGGACCGGGCCCGCGACGGCCTCTCCCGCGGCTTCTTCAGCATCCTCGCCGCCGCCCAGGCGGTGTCCCGCAACCCGGCCAGCCCGCCGCTGGACCTCTACCTGCTCACCAGCGAACTGCGCGACGTCGTCGGCGGCGAGCGGATCGAGCCGGTCAAGAGCGGCGTCGACGGCTTCGTCAAGCTGCTGCCCAAGGAGTTCAGCGACACCACCTGCCGGTCGATCGACGTGTCGTCCGGACGCGCCGTCGCCGAGCAGCTGCTCCGCGAGATCTCCAGCGGCAGCGCCGACCAGGTGGTCGCCTACCGCGGCCGCAAGCGCTGGCTCTGGTCGCACGAGGAGGTCGCCCTCGACGGCGTCGGCGCCGCGCGGCGGCTGCTGCGCGACGGCGGCGTCTACCTGATCACCGGCGGCCTCGGCGGCATCGGCCTGGTCACCGCCCGCGACCTCGCCGAGCACCACGGCGCCAGGCTGGTCCTCGTCGGCCGGTCCGGACTGCCGCCCCGCGAGGAGTGGCGGGACCTGCTCGCCGGCCCCGAGACCGCGGTCACCGCCCGGATCAGGGCCGTCGAGGAGATCGAGGCGGCCGGCGGCGAGGTGCTGGTCGTCGCCGCCGACGTCACCGACACCGAGGCACTGCGGGCCGTACGCACCCAGGCCGAGGCCGCGTTCGGGCCGGTCAACGGCGTCCTGCACGCCGCCGGCATCACCGGTGGCGGCATGCTGGAGACCCGCCAGTTCGCCGACGCCGAGGCGGTGCTCGCCGCCAAGGTCTTCGGCACCCTGGCCATCGAGGAGGTGTTCGGCGACAGCATCGACCTGCTGGTCCTCTACTCGTCGTTCACCGTCTTCTCCGGCGACTTCGGGCTGTTCGACTACTGCTCGGCCAACTCGATCCTCGACTCGTACGCGCAGTCGCGCAGCGGCGGCAACACCCACGTCGTGTCGATCAACTGGCCGATCTGGACCAAGCTCGGGATGGCGTTCGACATCGACGTACCCGACCTGCTGACCTCGTTCGAGCTGGGCGACCGCTACGAGAAGGTGGCCCACCCGCTGCTCGGCAGCCGGCTCGTGCGGGCCGGCAGCGACCAGGTCATCTTCGTCAAGAACCTGTCGACCGAGGACTGGGTCACCGCCGAGCACCAGCTCGACAGCCTGCCGACGATGCCGGGCACCAGCCTGGTCGAACTCGTCCGGGCCGCGTACGAGGAGGTCACCGGCTCGCGGACCGCCGAGATCCGGGACGTCGTCTTCATGCGTCCGGTGCAGTTCGTCGACAGCCGTACGGTGCACATCATCCTCACCCCGAAGCCGAACGGCGTCTACGACGTGCTGATCGCCGACGCGGACAGCGAGGGCGGCAACCCGGTCGAGTTCACCACCGCCAAGGTCGGCCCCGGCCCGCGCGACGACGCCCCGCGGCACGACGTGTCGGCGTGGAAGGCGATCTGCCACGTCGAGGACGAGCCGGAGGGCGTCACCGAGGGCATCATCACCCTCGGCCCGCGCTGGCAGCAGAGCATCCGGGCGCACTGGCACGGCGACCAGACCGACCAGGGCCTCTTCGACGAGCTGGTCCTGCTCGAGCTGGGCGAGGAGTTCCTCGGCGACCTCGACGAGTTCGGCCTGCACCCGGCGCTGCTGGACAAGGCGACCGCGCTCGGCCAGACCGTCGTCGCCAGCCAGACCAGCCACCTGCCGTTCGGCTACGACCGGATCACGGTCCGGGCCGCGCTGCCGCGCCGGTTCTACAGCTACATCCGGCACCTCGACGACACCCGGGGCGCCCTGATCCGCACCGACATCACGCTCGCCGACGAGGACGGCGTGGAACTGGTCGCGATCAAGGGCTTCACGATGTTCGAGTACAACGACACCTCGATGTCCACCTCGGAAGGCAGCGACACCGCGCCGGCGGCCGCCGCCGACGAGGACGACGAGAGCAGGTTCAGCATCGCCCGCCAGCTCGAACGGGCGCTGCTGCGCTCCAACGAGAAGGCGTTCGGCATCGAGCCGGAGGACGGCTACCGGATGCTGCACCAGATGCTGGACTCGGCCGCGGCACCGCAGATCATCGTCTGCCCGGACAGCTTCGTGAAGCGGATGCGGATGGCCGGCGAGGTCACCCGCGACGCGCTGCGCGAGCAGCTGATGGCCGCCCCCAAGGCGACCGCGTCGGTGGCGACCCGCAGCCTGATGACGCCGTACGTCGAGCCGGAGTCCGACGTGCAGCGGGTGCTGACCCAGATGTGGGCCGACACCCTCGGCCTGGACAAGGTCGGCATCGACGACGACTTCTTCGACCTCAACGGCAACTCGCTGATCGCGGTGCAGCTGGTGGCCCGCATCCGCGAGCAGTTCCAGGTGGACCTCACCGTCGCCGGACTGTTCGAGGCCCGTACCTCGCGGGCCCTGTCGGAGCGGATCGAGGAACTGCTCGTCGAGATGCTGTCGTCGCTGTCCGACGAGGAGGCGGCGGCCCGGCTGGAAAGCATCACCACGCGCAACTGA